From Pseudorca crassidens isolate mPseCra1 chromosome 15, mPseCra1.hap1, whole genome shotgun sequence, one genomic window encodes:
- the INSM1 gene encoding insulinoma-associated protein 1, with translation MPRGFLVKRSKKSTPVSYRVRGGEDGDRALLLSPGCGGARASPPAPSPGPGPLPPPPAERAHATLAAALACAPGPPPPPPGPRAAHFGNPEAAHPAPLYSPTRPVSREHEKHKYFERSFNLGSPVSAESFPTPAALLVGGGGGGGGANGAGGGGTCGGDPLLFAPAELKMGTAFSAGAEAARGPGPGPPLPPAASLRPPGKRPAPPAAAATAAEPPAKVAKAPGAKKPKAIRKLHFEDEVTTSPVLGLKIKEGPVEAPRGRAGSAARPLGEFICQLCKEEYADPFALAQHKCSRIVRVEYRCPECAKVFSCPANLASHRRWHKPRPAPAAARASEPETVARAEVREATGGGSDRDTPSPGGVSESGSEDGLYECHHCAKKFRRQAYLRKHLLAHHQALQAKGAPPAPPAEDLLALYPGPDEKAPQEAAGDGEAAGVLGLSASAECHLCPVCGETFPSKGAQERHLRLLHAAQVFPCKYCPATFYSSPGLTRHINKCHPSENRQVILLQVPVRPAC, from the coding sequence ATGCCCCGCGGCTTTCTGGTGAAGCGCAGCAAGAAGTCCACGCCCGTGTCCTACCGGGTCCGCGGCGGCGAGGACGGCGACCGCGCGCTGCTGCTCTCGCCGGGCTGCGGGGGCGCCCGCGCCTCGCCCCCGGCGCCGAGCCCCGGGCCGGGCCCtctgccgccgccgcccgccgagCGCGCCCATGCGACGCTCGCCGCCGCGCTCGCCTGCGCGCCGGGCCCGCCGCCACCCCCGCCGGGGCCGCGGGCCGCGCACTTCGGCAACCCCGAGGCCGCGCACCCCGCGCCGCTCTACAGCCCCACGCGGCCCGTGAGCCGCGAGCACGAGAAGCACAAGTACTTCGAGCGCAGCTTCAACCTCGGCTCGCCCGTCTCGGCCGAGTCCTTCCCCACGCCCGCCGCGCTGCTCGttggaggcggcggcggcggcggcggggccaatggcgcgggcggcggcggcacCTGCGGCGGCGACCCGCTGCTCTTCGCGCCCGCCGAGCTCAAGATGGGCACGGCGTTCTCGGCAGGCGCCGAGGCGGCCCGCGGCCCGGGGCCCGGCCCCCCGCTACCCCCCGCCGCCTCCCTGCGACCCCCAGGCAAGCGACCCgcgccccccgccgccgccgccaccgccgccgagCCGCCCGCCAAGGTAGCCAAGGCCCCAGGCGCCAAGAAGCCCAAAGCCATCCGCAAGCTGCACTTCGAGGACGAGGTGACCACGTCGCCCGTGCTGGGGCTCAAGATCAAGGAAGGCCCGGTGGAGGCGCCGCGGGGCCGCGCGGGAAGCGCGGCGCGGCCGCTGGGCGAGTTCATCTGCCAGCTCTGCAAGGAGGAGTACGCCGACCCGTTTGCGCTGGCGCAGCACAAGTGCTCGCGCATCGTGCGCGTGGAGTACCGCTGCCCCGAGTGCGCCAAGGTCTTCAGCTGCCCGGCCAACCTGGCCTCGCACCGCCGCTGGCACAAACCGCGGCCTgcgcccgccgccgcccgcgcgTCCGAGCCCGAAACCGTTGCCAGGGCTGAGGTGCGGGAGGCGACGGGCGGCGGCAGCGACCGCGACACGCCGAGCCCCGGCGGCGTGTCCGAGTCGGGCTCGGAGGACGGGCTCTACGAGTGCCACCACTGCGCCAAGAAGTTCCGCCGCCAGGCCTATCTGCGCAAGCACCTGCTGGCGCACCACCAGGCGCTGCAGGCCAAGGGCGCGCCGCCGGCGCCCCCCGCCGAGGACCTACTGGCCTTGTACCCCGGGCCCGACGAGAAGGCGCCCCAGGAGGCGGCCGGCGACGGCGAGGCGGCCGGCGTGCTGGGCCTGAGTGCGTCCGCCGAGTGCCACCTGTGCCCAGTGTGCGGGGAGACGTTCCCCAGCAAGGGCGCCCAGGAGCGCCACCTGCGCCTGCTGCACGCCGCCCAGGTGTTCCCCTGCAAGTACTGCCCGGCCACCTTCTACAGCTCGCCCGGCCTCACGCGGCACATCAACAAGTGCCACCCATCCGAGAACAGACAAGTGATCCTCCTGCAGGTGCCCGTGCGTCCGGCCTGCTAG